In a genomic window of Nomascus leucogenys isolate Asia chromosome 4, Asia_NLE_v1, whole genome shotgun sequence:
- the LOC100586264 gene encoding tubulin beta-8 chain-like: MESVMDVVRKEAESCDCLQGFQLTHSLGGGTGSGMGTLLLSKIREEYPDRVINTFSILPSPKVSDTVVEPYNATLSVHQLIENADETFCIDNEALYDICSRTLKLPTPTYGDLNHLVSATMSGVTTCLRFPGQLNADLRKLAVNMVPFPRLHFFLPGFAPLTSRGSQQYRALTVAELTQQMFDAKNMMAACDPRHGRYLTAAAIFRGRMPMREVDEQMFNIQDKNSSYFADWLPNNVKTAVCDIPPRGLKMSATFIGNNTAIQELFKRVSEQFTAMLRRKAFLHWYTGEGMDEMEFTEAESNMNDLVCEYQQYQDATAEEEEDEEYAEEEVA; this comes from the coding sequence ATGGAGTCAGTGATGGACGTTGTCAGAAAGGAGGCTGAGAGctgtgactgcctgcagggtttcCAGCTGACCCACTCCTTGGGTGGGGGGACTGGGTCTGGGATGGGTACCCTTCTGCTCAGTAAGATCCGGGAGGAGTACCCAGACAGGGTCATAAACACATTCAGCATCCTGCCCTCGCCCAAGGTGTCAGACACCGTGGTGGAGCCCTACAACGCCACCCTCTCAGTCCACCAGCTCATAGAAAATGCGGACGAGACCTTTTGTATAGATAATGAAGCGCTATATGACATATGTTCCAGGACCCTAAAACTGCCCACACCCACCTATGGTGACCTGAACCACCTGGTGTCTGCTACCATGAGTGGGGTCACCACGTGCCTGCGCTTCCCCGGCCAGCTGAATGCTGACCTGCGGAAGTTGGCCGTGAACATGGTCCCGTTTCCCCGGCTGCATTTCTTCTTGCCTGGCTTTGCCCCACTGACCAGCCGGGGCAGCCAGCAGTACCGGGCCTTGACTGTGGCTGAGCTTACCCAGCAGATGTTTGATGCTAAGAATATGATGGCCGCTTGCGACCCTCGCCATGGCCGCTACCTAACGGCGGCTGCCATTTTCAGGGGTCGCATGCCCATGAGGGAGGTGGATGAACAAATGTTCAACATTCAGGATAAGAACAGCAGCTACTTTGCTGACTGGCTCCCAAACAATGTAAAAACAGCCGTCTGTGACATCCCACCCCGGGGGCTAAAAATGTCGGCCACCTTCATTGGGAATAATACGGCCATCCAGGAACTCTTCAAGCGTGTCTCAGAGCAGTTCACAGCAATGTTGAGGCGCAAGGCCTTTCTCCACTGGTACACGGGCGAGGGCATGGATGAGATGGAATTCACCGAGGCCGAGAGCAACATGAACGACCTGGTGTGTGAATATCAGCAATATCAGGATGCCACggccgaggaggaggaggatgaggagtaTGCTGAGGAGGAGGTGGCCTAG